The following proteins come from a genomic window of Heyndrickxia acidicola:
- a CDS encoding glycosyltransferase family A protein has translation MNTTFSVIMPVFNSEPYLKEALDSIIRQTLSFKDHIELILINDGSEDDSEALCLQYKQNYPENIKYKRIENSGPAVARNTGLDLVSPSSHYITFLDADDKLEANALEAASAFFSVHPSVKIAAIPIYYFEEKTGSHNLNYRFDQGSRVIDINKEYSSPHFYIGGIFIDRSIITEKVRFNESLYFWEDALFVNKIILSEQQYGVISGTKYWYRQRISLNSLVDTAWKNKYRYTELLQTGYMELVTASLQMHGLILPYVQFLLVYHLKLLLVKKNNEMMEKTLNETEIRIFVEELKKLLVFIEDKYILEQSLLNYRKEFLLNLKHDGKFGKLEFIDKIDKEASIHITEKKLKGLHVEMKGYFTSEFYSMKESDKVYIQIGNRKMYASHRDPGKKVIIWGYLVTDYKNDGFLIQVPIWCLSFRFGLETHQGDIELKRINYIKTLYRRLFKRK, from the coding sequence ATGAATACTACTTTTTCGGTCATTATGCCCGTCTTTAATTCAGAGCCTTATTTAAAGGAAGCTTTAGACAGTATTATCCGTCAAACCCTTTCGTTTAAAGATCATATTGAACTCATCCTTATCAATGACGGCAGCGAAGACGACAGTGAGGCTCTTTGTTTACAATATAAACAAAATTATCCCGAGAATATTAAATACAAAAGAATTGAAAACTCAGGACCGGCTGTCGCAAGGAATACCGGGTTGGATTTGGTATCTCCCTCCAGCCACTATATCACCTTTTTGGATGCAGATGACAAGCTGGAAGCGAACGCCCTTGAGGCAGCTTCTGCGTTTTTCTCCGTACATCCATCCGTAAAAATAGCCGCTATTCCAATTTATTACTTTGAAGAGAAAACCGGATCGCACAATTTGAATTACCGTTTTGACCAAGGAAGCAGAGTCATTGACATTAATAAAGAATACAGCTCTCCCCATTTTTATATAGGAGGAATATTCATTGACCGAAGCATTATAACGGAGAAGGTCCGCTTTAATGAATCCCTTTATTTTTGGGAGGATGCGCTGTTTGTTAATAAGATTATTCTTTCCGAACAGCAATACGGCGTGATCAGCGGAACGAAATACTGGTACCGTCAGAGAATCAGTCTGAACTCATTGGTTGATACAGCCTGGAAAAATAAATACCGGTATACAGAGCTGCTCCAAACCGGCTACATGGAGCTTGTAACCGCCTCATTACAAATGCACGGCCTAATCCTGCCGTATGTTCAATTTTTGCTCGTGTATCATCTCAAGCTTTTACTGGTTAAAAAGAATAATGAAATGATGGAAAAAACCTTGAATGAAACGGAAATCCGAATATTCGTTGAGGAACTAAAAAAACTACTGGTTTTCATTGAGGATAAATATATTCTTGAGCAAAGCCTTTTAAACTACAGGAAAGAATTTTTATTAAATCTTAAACACGATGGCAAATTCGGAAAGCTTGAGTTTATCGACAAGATTGACAAAGAAGCTTCTATTCATATAACCGAAAAAAAACTGAAGGGCCTCCATGTGGAAATGAAAGGCTACTTCACCAGCGAGTTTTACTCAATGAAAGAAAGCGATAAAGTATATATTCAAATAGGCAATCGGAAAATGTATGCTTCTCACCGCGATCCTGGAAAAAAAGTGATCATCTGGGGCTATCTGGTGACGGATTACAAGAATGATGGCTTTTTGATTCAGGTTCCAATTTGGTGCTTGAGTTTTCGTTTCGGCCTGGAAACCCATCAAGGCGATATTGAACTGAAAAGAATCAATTATATTAAAACTCTATACCGGCGCCTTTTTAAAAGAAAATAA
- the galU gene encoding UTP--glucose-1-phosphate uridylyltransferase GalU gives MKKIRKAIIPAAGLGTRFLPATKAMPKEMLPIVDKPTIQYIIEEAVASGIEDIIIVTGKGKRAIEDHFDKNPELEQNLTEKGKLELLEKVQYSSDMANIHYIRQKEPLGLGHAVWCARNFIGDEPFAVLLGDDIVQSETPCLQQLIQQYEDIRSSIIGVQQVPEDETHRYGIIDPLRSEGRRYEVSNFVEKPASGTAPSNLAIMGRYILTPEIFDLLEKQSTGAGGEIQLTDAIQKLNKIQRVFAYDFEGNRFDVGEKLGFVKTTIEFALQHEDLQKEVIEVMEELLKKYTM, from the coding sequence ATGAAAAAAATCAGAAAGGCCATTATACCTGCCGCTGGCCTTGGTACTAGATTCCTGCCTGCTACAAAGGCTATGCCAAAAGAAATGCTTCCAATTGTGGACAAGCCTACGATCCAATATATTATCGAAGAAGCTGTTGCTTCCGGTATTGAAGATATTATTATCGTTACAGGTAAAGGCAAAAGAGCCATTGAAGACCATTTCGACAAAAATCCGGAACTGGAACAAAACCTAACGGAAAAAGGCAAGCTGGAGCTATTGGAAAAAGTTCAATACTCTTCTGACATGGCGAATATTCATTATATTAGGCAAAAAGAGCCATTAGGCCTTGGACACGCAGTTTGGTGTGCGAGAAACTTTATCGGTGACGAGCCGTTTGCTGTTTTGCTTGGAGATGACATTGTACAAAGTGAGACACCTTGCCTCCAGCAGCTAATACAGCAATATGAAGATATACGTTCTTCCATTATCGGGGTTCAACAGGTTCCTGAAGATGAAACACACCGTTATGGAATCATTGATCCTTTAAGAAGTGAAGGCAGGAGATATGAGGTCAGCAATTTCGTAGAAAAACCTGCAAGCGGTACAGCGCCTTCTAATCTGGCAATTATGGGACGTTATATTTTAACTCCTGAAATTTTTGATTTGCTGGAAAAACAATCTACTGGAGCAGGCGGAGAAATTCAATTAACAGATGCCATCCAAAAATTAAATAAAATTCAACGAGTATTTGCTTATGACTTTGAAGGTAACCGATTTGATGTAGGGGAAAAATTGGGCTTTGTAAAAACGACTATCGAATTTGCTTTACAGCATGAGGACCTGCAGAAGGAAGTTATTGAAGTGATGGAAGAATTGCTGAAAAAATATACTATGTAA
- a CDS encoding ROK family protein produces the protein MKRVLSIDVGGTFTKYGLIDHHSHISHYNTVATESIKEDPIAFFHSIIRQFETDIKAVAFSLPGYIDNTTGTITNGATLKKLTGVHLESVLNTNKKIFIENDANCAAFSELSLKSQDRPHTFIYITLGTGIGGAFVHNNKCYRGMSNRSCEFGSMVLDSQQGTTLNWNRLGSVPLLKKEISKVIHRDMEEKEFHHILQNYNALEWNEDEEAETLVHQFYRSHSIGVSNLLQIFNPPAVYFSGGITNLENFIPNLSVHLKKIYPDTHTVRLATAGYKDKAGLIGAALLFFKKHHSL, from the coding sequence ATGAAACGTGTACTGAGTATCGATGTTGGCGGTACTTTCACAAAGTACGGACTCATTGATCACCACTCGCACATCAGTCATTACAACACGGTTGCTACAGAATCCATAAAGGAAGATCCTATAGCTTTCTTTCATTCAATCATCCGCCAATTCGAGACAGATATTAAAGCAGTCGCCTTTAGCTTGCCCGGTTATATTGATAATACTACCGGCACGATTACGAATGGTGCTACATTAAAGAAATTGACAGGTGTCCATTTGGAAAGTGTATTAAATACAAATAAAAAAATATTTATTGAAAATGATGCAAACTGTGCAGCATTCAGCGAGTTAAGTTTAAAATCCCAGGATCGTCCCCATACCTTTATCTATATTACATTAGGAACCGGGATTGGCGGGGCTTTCGTCCATAATAATAAATGCTATAGAGGGATGAGTAACAGATCCTGCGAATTTGGCTCAATGGTGTTAGATAGCCAGCAGGGAACCACTTTAAACTGGAATAGGCTTGGTTCTGTGCCACTGCTTAAAAAGGAGATATCCAAAGTAATCCATCGCGATATGGAAGAAAAAGAATTCCATCATATCCTTCAAAATTACAATGCCTTAGAGTGGAATGAGGATGAAGAAGCAGAGACTCTTGTACACCAGTTTTACCGATCCCATTCAATCGGTGTAAGCAATTTACTTCAGATTTTCAATCCGCCTGCTGTTTATTTTAGCGGGGGCATTACGAATCTGGAAAATTTTATCCCGAACCTATCCGTTCATTTAAAAAAGATTTACCCGGATACACATACTGTACGTTTGGCCACCGCTGGTTATAAGGATAAGGCGGGCCTGATTGGAGCCGCCTTATTATTTTTCAAAAAACACCATTCACTTTAA